A genomic segment from Aspergillus puulaauensis MK2 DNA, chromosome 1, nearly complete sequence encodes:
- a CDS encoding aminopeptidase P family protein (COG:E;~EggNog:ENOG410PFW6;~InterPro:IPR000994,IPR029149,IPR036005,IPR007865;~MEROPS:MER0001733;~PFAM:PF05195,PF00557;~go_function: GO:0030145 - manganese ion binding [Evidence IEA];~go_function: GO:0070006 - metalloaminopeptidase activity [Evidence IEA]), with product MTSLDTILAAKYPAKAHARRVADGLKALGHSGGAIYLEAQKTRLIEDNDEPVPFRQRRPFFYLSGCLLPDSSLIYNIDSDQLTLFIPPVNPDDVIWSGLPLSPAEALERYDVDNVLEIPEVNATLATIAASKGNTCVAFAIVEQVSEGTKFEGFSETNFSVLKGVIEETRVIKDSYEVALLRKANDISAKAHIAAIKAAKSATNEREIEAAFIAACIANGAREQSYHPIVACGENGATLHYGKNDENLVDQVTHRRKDNVLIDAGGEYRTYCADITRAFPLNGKFLPETRQIYEIVLQMQLKCIDMLKEGVQWEDVHAYAHRIAIKGLLKLGILRGSDDELFEKRISVAFFPHGLGHYLGMDTHDTGGNPNYEDNDTMFRYLRVRGQLPAGSVITVEPGIYFCRFIIEPFLKNPDLQNYIDVDTLQRYWAVGGVRIEDNIHVTKNGHDNLTTAPKVIEEIEALAA from the exons ATGACTTCTCTTGACACCATCCTTGCGGCCAAATATCCCGCCAAAGCACATGCTCGACGGGTTGCCGACGGTCTCAAGGCTCTTGGTCACAGTGGAGGCGCCATCTACCTAGAAGCTCAAAAAACCCGCTTAATCGAAGACAATGACGAACCGGTGCCCTTCAG ACAACGGCGCCCTTTCTTCTATCTCTCAGGGTGTTTGCTACCGGACTCGTCTCTGATCTATAATATCGATTCTGATCAGTTAACCCTCTTCATTCCTCCGGTTAACCCAGATGACGTGATCTGGTCCGGCCTTCCACTGTCACCTGCGGAGGCACTCGAGCGATATGATGTCGATAATGTGTTGGAGATACCCGAAGTCAACGCAACATTGGCGACCATTGCTGCCTCGAAAGGCAATACGTGTGTTGCTTTTGCGATTGTGGAGCAGGTATCTGAAGGTACAAAATTTGAGGGCTTCTCTGAAACCAACTTCAGCGTACTGAAGGGTGTCATCGAGGAGACTCGCGTCATCAAAGACAGTTACGAGGTTGCGCTTCTTAGGAAAGCAAACGATATCTCTGCCAAGGCCCATATTGCAGCCATTAAAGCCGCAAAATCTGCTACCAACGAGCGTGAAATTGAGGCAGCGTTCATTGCCGCTTGCATCGCTAACGGAGCCCGTGAACAATCATATCATCCGATCGTTGCCTGTGGTGAGAACGGTGCCACTCTACATTATGGAAAGAACGACGAGAATCTGGTCGACCAGGTTACACACCGGAGAAAGGACAACGTTCTAATTGATGCCGGCGGGGAATACCGTACTTACTGTGCAGATATCACCCGTGCGTTTCCCCTGAACGGTAAATTCCTGCCAGAAACCCGCCAAATATACGAGATTGTTCTACAGATGCAATTGAAGTGCATCGATATGCTGAAGGAAGGGGTACAGTGGGAAGACGTTCACGCGTACGCACACCGCATTGCAATCAAGGGCTTGCTGAAGCTGGGGATTTTGCGCGGTTCAGATGACGAGTTATTTGAGAAGCGGATTAGCGTTGCTTTCTTCCCACACGGCCTTGGCCATTACCTTGGAATGGATACGCATGATACTGGCGGCAACCCGAACTATGAGGACAATGATACCATGTTCAGGTATCTTCGTGTCCGGGGCCAGCTACCGGCTGGATCTGTTATCACCGTTGAGCCTGGC ATTTATTTCTGCCGTTTCATCATTGAGCCGTTCCTCAAGAACCCCGATCTCCAAAATTATATTGACGTGGATACCCTGCAGCGATACTGGGCAGTCGGTGGGGTTCGCATCGAAGATAATATCCACGTTACTAAGAATGGGCACGACAACCTGACTACAGCACCTAAGGtgattgaggagattgaggctCTGGCTGCTTAG
- a CDS encoding uncharacterized protein (COG:S;~EggNog:ENOG410PTK2) produces the protein MPRPAAKRNHLATVASKQTQSHDSSRDIVGSRDISRSPRSDAVSSSRLANSADPSDIIRQLRNQTPLSKAHGFALGSSPGTEQGATGSRPPTRARGYSSTLSIAGRKGDTSSRIPGTPAFESSILSNFRRRPRQASILHMMHDEDGSSDLDDDDFLGGLSPEDESTPLNISRGKSLVLRPAVSSPETSPSLLSSGKSSKRKRSVDETEASNSFLDLERSTPGPPTSGMDPRQRESSGDLHHPTQSPATFSETIVPPMSSPVPVLTHEMSTPDSDRQLSRANQAQIPKGAQPNDNKFHIPTAALQDKLLPRRRQKRVARLGASRFDVLGESDGDEVATPAPDDDELSYLPFRNRSHTRRHPANKPKLVNSNRGRADMKLHGKDATTIKQNGISSRKETNGGKENESTDMSSPLSSALESDELDSEFDLEQEPPIKAYLSEELRMQALKFAEVDKWQMEFEDVITNTQESGAFR, from the coding sequence ATGCCCAGACCGGCAGCGAAGCGCAATCATTTGGCGACGGTAGCTTCGAAACAGACCCAGAGTCATGATTCGTCGCGAGATATCGTTGGATCTCGCGATATCTCACGGTCACCAAGAAGCGATGCAGTGAGCAGTTCGCGACTCGCGAATAGCGCTGACCCATCCGATATTATACGGCAATTAAGGAATCAAACGCCTCTCAGCAAAGCGCATGGATTTGCATTAGGGTCGTCACCTGGAACCGAACAGGGAGCTACAGGCAGTCGACCACCTACGAGGGCCCGGGGCTACTCCTCGACCCTTTCCATTGCTGGGCGCAAAGGAGATACGAGCTCGAGGATCCCGGGGACGCCTGCCTTTGAGAGTTCAATATTGAGCAACTTCAGACGACGACCTCGACAAGCGAGTATTCTACATATGATGcacgatgaggatgggtCATCTGAtctcgacgacgatgactttCTCGGTGGCTTAAGTCCGGAGGATGAATCAACACCATTGAATATTTCGCGAGGGAAGTCATTGGTGCTTAGGCCTGCCGTGTCTTCCCCCGAAACGTCTCCATCTTTACTTTCAAGTGGTAAATCTTCGAAGCGCAAACGATCAGTCGACGAAACTGAAGCCTCCAACTCGTTTCTCGATCTTGAAAGAAGCACACCTGGGCCCCCAACATCAGGAATGGACCCAAGACAGAGAGAATCCTCTGGTGATCTGCATCATCCAACACAATCTCCGGCTACTTTCAGCGAGACGATAGTACCACCAATGAGCAGTCCTGTTCCGGTTCTCACTCATGAAATGTCTACACCAGATTCAGATCGGCAGCTGTCTCGTGCAAACCAGGCCCAGATCCCCAAGGGCGCACAGCCAAATGATAACAAGTTTCATATCCCAACAGCAGCACTTCAAGATAAACTCTTGCCTCGAAGGCGCCAGAAGAGGGTAGCGCGCCTGGGGGCATCCAGATTTGACGTCCTCGGCGAGtcagatggagatgaagtcgCTACGCCTGCACCAGACGATGACGAATTGAGTTACTTACCCTTTCGTAATCGGTCTCATACGCGACGACATCCAGCGAATAAGCCGAAACTGGTCAATAGTAATCGAGGCAGGGCAGATATGAAACTTCACGGCAAAGATGCCACAACCATTAAACAAAACGGCATTAGCTCTCGTAAAGAAACAAATGGTGGCAAAGAGAACGAGTCTACCGACATGTCCTCACCTTTGTCATCAGCCCTTGAGTCCGACGAGCTCGACTCTGAATTCGATCTTGAACAGGAACCTCCGATCAAGGCTTATTTAAGTGAAGAGTTAAGAATGCAGGCTCTGAAATTCGCAGAGGTGGATAAATGGCAGATGGAGTTTGAGGATGTGATCACCAACACTCAGGAGAGTGGGGCCTTTAGGTGA
- a CDS encoding uncharacterized protein (COG:S;~EggNog:ENOG410PMKS), with amino-acid sequence MDSAPQVQVGGTEDAARSTQTPVDAEMTPAPSAGNDGQTEQTQDVSLPDAQPAEESQPPKLLHFLDFLTSPIVELVVGSGDEKTAMTAHQSLLLETPLLSDQVKAFGEGPRRIELPDEDVEAFGYFLQYQYTRDYAPSQLQIVNGTDDTGEQLLKHARVYTLAGKLGIPALKSLAHSKIHRINSTSRGELAYARYVYANTASDDVTIRRPVSNFWGMRSHVLRHEAVEDFKQLCLDVPQFCFDVLTVVLDQKEKRAQDRAETESGVKGSGRKRLRSGL; translated from the exons ATGGATTCGGCCCCGCAGGTGCAAGTTGGTGGAACTGAAGATGCAGCGCGGAGCACGCAAACTCCAGTCGATGCGGAGATGACGCCGGCCCCAAGTGCAGGAAATGACGGTCAAACAGAACAGACACAAGACGTTTCTTTACCAGATGCGCAACCAGCAGAGGAATCACAGCCCCCAAAACTGCTTCACTTCCTTGA TTTCTTGACATCACCAATTGTCGAGCTCGTTGTTGGAAGCGGTGATGAAAAGACTGCCATGACGGCCCACCAGAGCCTACTGTTGGAAACGCCTTTGTTATCCGACCAGGTTAAGGCATTTGGCGAAGGTCCG CGCCGGATTGAACTCCCTGATGAAGACGTCGAAGCGTTTGGTTATTTCTTACAGTATCAATACACACGGGACTATGCACCTTCACAACTACAAATTGTCAATGGAACAGATGATACTGGCGAACAGCTCCTCAAGCATGCTCGTGTATACACGCTGGCAGGGAAACTAGGTATTCCTGCCCTGAAGTCCCTTGCGCATTCTAAGATACATCGCATCAATAGTACCTCGCGTGGTGAATTGGCCTATGCCCGCTATGTATATGCTAACACGGCGTCCGATGATGTTACTATTCGCAGGCCCGTGTCGAACTTTTGGGGTATGAGGAGCCATGTCCTGCGCCATGAGGCGGTCGAAGATTTTAAGCAACTATGTCTCGATGTTCCGCAGTTTTGTTTTGACGTCCTGACCGTGGTTCTGGACCAAAAAGAGAAACGCGCACAGGACCGAGCGGAGACAGAATCTGGAGTGAAGGGAAGTGGAAGGAAGCGACTTCGCAGTGGCCTCTAA